Proteins encoded in a region of the Leifsonia sp. PS1209 genome:
- a CDS encoding TrkA C-terminal domain-containing protein → MVDVRRVKLPGVGVLHTFVTDDGGKVGVIAHRSGHSDLITFSDHEDGADVTKVSLRLNDDEAHTLAELLGGTQITESLTALDQIPGLSIDWFSVDYEDHIAGQQLGSPADRGMVGLTVVAVVRGESANPAPAPDFKVFPGDTLVVAGSPEKVAKAFAFFRTGELPVRATVDAPPGG, encoded by the coding sequence ATGGTTGACGTTCGACGGGTCAAGTTGCCCGGGGTCGGGGTGCTGCATACCTTCGTCACAGACGATGGCGGAAAGGTCGGCGTGATCGCCCACCGGTCCGGTCACAGCGACCTCATCACTTTTTCCGACCACGAAGACGGTGCAGACGTGACGAAGGTCTCGCTGCGCCTGAACGACGACGAGGCCCACACGCTCGCCGAACTGCTCGGTGGCACGCAGATCACCGAGTCGCTCACCGCGCTCGACCAGATCCCGGGCCTCAGCATCGACTGGTTCAGCGTCGACTACGAAGACCACATCGCCGGGCAGCAGCTCGGCAGCCCCGCCGACCGCGGGATGGTCGGGCTGACCGTCGTCGCCGTCGTGCGCGGCGAGTCCGCCAACCCGGCGCCGGCTCCCGACTTCAAGGTGTTCCCCGGCGACACGCTCGTCGTCGCGGGGTCGCCGGAGAAGGTGGCCAAGGCTTTCGCATTCTTCCGCACCGGTGAGCTGCCCGTCCGCGCCACCGTCGACGCACCGCCTGGGGGGTAG
- a CDS encoding SURF1 family cytochrome oxidase biogenesis protein: MMLRPRWIGALVFALLLAGGFAWLGQWQLERAVEAGKVVEIPSETVLPLAKVAKPGGPIADTATGQLISVTGSFVPTDYQLVQGRLNHGTAGWWVVAHATVPGAEEGARPVALAVARGWAADEATATSVMARLADEPAAQQEIVGRLLPTEGPEVPSDKKHPTAMTTMSVAALYNLWTGVDGMDVYSAYVVEKTPPAGLTKIDSPPPIQERTLNWLNIFYAAEWIIFAGFAVFFWYRLVKDAKEKEDELRELAAGTAAPLGKVE; the protein is encoded by the coding sequence ATGATGCTGCGCCCGCGGTGGATCGGCGCACTCGTCTTCGCGCTGCTGCTGGCCGGTGGATTCGCGTGGCTGGGCCAGTGGCAGCTGGAACGCGCCGTCGAGGCGGGCAAGGTCGTCGAGATCCCGAGCGAGACGGTGCTGCCGCTCGCGAAGGTGGCGAAGCCGGGCGGCCCGATCGCCGACACGGCGACCGGCCAGCTCATCAGCGTGACCGGCTCGTTCGTGCCGACCGACTACCAGCTGGTGCAGGGCAGGCTCAACCACGGAACCGCCGGCTGGTGGGTCGTCGCGCACGCGACCGTGCCAGGCGCCGAGGAGGGCGCGCGTCCCGTCGCCCTCGCCGTCGCGCGCGGGTGGGCCGCCGACGAAGCGACCGCGACGTCGGTCATGGCGCGGCTCGCCGATGAGCCGGCCGCCCAGCAGGAGATCGTCGGCAGGCTGCTGCCGACCGAGGGGCCGGAGGTCCCGAGCGACAAGAAGCACCCGACGGCGATGACCACCATGTCGGTCGCCGCCCTCTACAACCTCTGGACCGGTGTGGACGGCATGGATGTGTACTCCGCATACGTCGTCGAGAAGACGCCGCCCGCCGGGCTGACGAAGATCGACTCGCCCCCGCCCATCCAGGAGCGCACGCTCAACTGGCTCAACATCTTCTACGCGGCGGAGTGGATCATCTTCGCCGGATTCGCGGTCTTCTTCTGGTATCGCCTGGTGAAGGACGCGAAGGAGAAGGAAGACGAATTGCGCGAGCTCGCCGCCGGAACGGCCGCCCCGCTCGGGAAAGTAGAATAG
- a CDS encoding nucleoside-diphosphate sugar epimerase/dehydratase, translated as MSVKNWLWSTHVQDETRARGESIFVRFGVQYLTDAVAWALAIVAAVVFRYDFVVSRVHWVPVLFLCLVVIVLQLLLGWTFGVYRGRFTYGSFEEARAVAYTVVTIALFSSVPVVIFSAQIGVPRSLMLISGFIAYGLMGAVRYLKRMYVTQRMRPDNAQPVLLLGAGFMGSLMVRRMLTDRESEYIPVGFLDDDRSKRNLHLMGVPVLGRFKDIVKVANSTRATALVVCVARADSNLLQRVTTMADSVGLKVKVLPELDDLNDGRTTLKDVRDLSIEDLIGRHPVDTDVASIADYLSNKRILVTGAGGSIGSELCRQIAKFGPAELMMLDRDETGLQQTQLQISGHGLLDSTDVILADIRDADALERIFVARRPEVVFHAAALKHLPMLEQYPDEAWKTNVLGTLNVLRAAMTIGVETFVNISTDKAANPTSILGHSKRAAERLTAWAGKETGHSYLSVRFGNVLGSRGSLLPTFQALIAADKPLTVTHPDATRYFMTIPEACQLVMQAGAIGSPGEVLILDMGKPVRILDIARRMIAQSGKSLEIIYTGLRDGEKLHEELTGVGEAGAHRTHALISHARVLPIDPSRLDRSEWQRRWDDDQAETAIVGIERGSLGGVNR; from the coding sequence ATGTCCGTGAAGAACTGGCTCTGGAGCACTCACGTCCAGGATGAGACGCGAGCGCGCGGCGAGTCGATCTTCGTCCGCTTCGGCGTCCAGTACCTGACCGATGCGGTCGCCTGGGCCCTCGCCATCGTCGCGGCCGTCGTGTTCCGCTACGACTTCGTCGTCTCCCGGGTGCACTGGGTGCCCGTCCTCTTCCTCTGCCTGGTCGTGATCGTCCTCCAGCTCCTGCTCGGCTGGACGTTCGGCGTCTACCGCGGACGGTTCACATACGGCAGCTTCGAAGAAGCACGCGCCGTTGCATACACGGTCGTCACGATCGCCCTGTTCTCCTCCGTGCCCGTCGTGATCTTCTCCGCCCAGATCGGAGTCCCGCGCAGCCTCATGCTGATCTCGGGCTTCATCGCATACGGGTTGATGGGGGCTGTACGGTATCTGAAGCGGATGTACGTCACGCAGCGGATGCGCCCGGACAACGCCCAGCCCGTGCTCCTGCTCGGGGCAGGATTCATGGGCAGCCTGATGGTGCGCCGGATGCTGACAGACCGCGAGTCCGAGTACATCCCCGTCGGCTTCCTCGACGACGACAGGAGCAAGCGCAATCTGCACCTGATGGGCGTGCCCGTCCTCGGGCGGTTCAAAGACATCGTCAAGGTCGCGAACTCCACGCGCGCCACGGCGCTCGTCGTGTGCGTCGCCCGCGCTGACTCCAACCTGCTGCAGCGCGTCACCACGATGGCAGACTCCGTCGGCCTCAAGGTCAAGGTGCTCCCCGAGCTCGACGACCTCAACGACGGCCGCACCACCCTCAAAGACGTCCGCGACCTCTCCATCGAAGACCTCATCGGGCGGCACCCGGTCGACACCGACGTCGCGTCCATCGCCGACTACCTCTCGAACAAGCGCATCCTGGTGACCGGCGCCGGTGGCTCCATCGGTTCGGAGCTGTGCCGGCAGATCGCGAAGTTCGGTCCGGCCGAGCTGATGATGCTCGACCGCGACGAGACCGGCCTGCAGCAGACGCAACTGCAGATCTCCGGGCACGGCCTCCTCGATTCGACGGACGTCATCCTCGCCGACATCCGCGACGCCGACGCCCTCGAGCGCATCTTCGTCGCCCGCCGGCCAGAGGTGGTGTTCCACGCCGCAGCGCTCAAGCACCTGCCGATGCTGGAACAGTATCCGGACGAGGCGTGGAAGACGAACGTGCTGGGGACGCTCAACGTGCTCCGCGCAGCGATGACGATCGGCGTGGAGACCTTCGTCAACATTTCCACCGACAAGGCGGCGAACCCCACGAGCATCCTGGGCCACTCCAAGCGTGCGGCGGAGCGGCTGACGGCATGGGCGGGCAAAGAGACCGGTCACTCCTACCTCTCCGTGCGGTTCGGCAATGTGCTTGGCAGCAGGGGCTCGCTCCTGCCCACCTTCCAAGCACTGATCGCTGCGGACAAGCCGCTCACGGTCACGCATCCGGATGCCACCCGCTACTTCATGACCATCCCCGAGGCGTGCCAGCTCGTCATGCAGGCAGGCGCCATCGGTTCGCCCGGCGAGGTCCTGATCCTCGACATGGGCAAGCCCGTGCGCATCCTGGACATCGCGCGCCGCATGATCGCGCAGTCCGGCAAGAGCCTCGAGATCATCTACACGGGCCTCCGCGACGGCGAGAAGCTGCACGAGGAACTGACCGGCGTCGGCGAGGCGGGCGCGCACCGCACGCACGCGCTCATCTCGCACGCACGGGTGCTGCCCATCGATCCCAGCAGGCTGGACCGCTCCGAATGGCAGCGTCGCTGGGACGACGACCAGGCTGAGACGGCGATCGTCGGAATCGAGCGCGGAAGCCTCGGGGGAGTGAATCGTTGA
- a CDS encoding DUF3817 domain-containing protein yields MPLAPKLADFPKIRGALRFYQVFAYITGIMLLLLCLEMVIKYGMGYQLFAFGNHGVFALVPVNDPVTPTGVDLSTGILIAHGWLYVVYLFSDFRLWSLMRWNFTKFVAIALGGVIPFLSFFVETRITKQVKSHLAGREAEEATLVEASN; encoded by the coding sequence ATGCCCCTCGCTCCCAAGCTCGCCGATTTCCCGAAGATCCGCGGGGCGCTCCGGTTCTACCAGGTGTTCGCATACATCACGGGCATCATGCTGCTGCTGCTCTGCCTCGAGATGGTCATCAAGTACGGGATGGGCTACCAGCTCTTCGCGTTCGGCAACCACGGCGTCTTCGCCCTGGTTCCGGTGAACGACCCGGTGACGCCGACGGGCGTCGACCTGAGCACGGGCATCCTGATCGCGCACGGCTGGCTGTACGTCGTGTACCTGTTCTCCGACTTCCGCCTGTGGAGCCTGATGCGGTGGAACTTCACGAAGTTCGTGGCGATCGCCCTCGGTGGCGTCATCCCGTTCCTGTCGTTCTTCGTGGAAACCCGCATCACCAAGCAGGTGAAGTCTCATCTGGCCGGCCGTGAGGCCGAGGAAGCGACCCTCGTGGAGGCATCAAATTAG
- the guaA gene encoding glutamine-hydrolyzing GMP synthase, whose product MLVVDFGAQYAQLIARRVREANVYSEIVPHTVTASEIAAKRPAGIVLSGGPSSVYEEGAPQLDEAIFDLGVPVLGICYGFQVMATALGGEVAHTGQREYGSTAVRISDAGVLLDGQPEEQTAWMSHGDSVSKAPEGFEVLASTDSTPVAAFANDERKLYGVQWHPEVKHSAYGQAVLENFLHRAAGIPADWNSGNVIADQVAAIRAQVGSGRVICGLSGGVDSAVAAALVHEAVGDQLVCVFVDHGLLRKDEARQVEEDYVKATGIRLVTVNAQDQFLDALAGVSDPETKRKIIGREFIRTFEKAQADLIAEAASEGDPIRFLVQGTLYPDVVESGGGTGTANIKSHHNVGGLPEDLQFELVEPLRTLFKDEVRAIGRELGLPEEIVGRQPFPGPGLGIRIVGEVTRERLDLLRDADAIVRAELTAAGLDTEIWQCPVVLLADVRSVGVQGDGRTYGHPIVLRPVSSEDAMTADWTRLPYDLLAKISNRITNEVDGVNRVVLDVTSKPPGTIEWE is encoded by the coding sequence GTGCTCGTCGTAGACTTCGGCGCGCAGTACGCGCAGCTGATCGCCCGGCGCGTGCGCGAGGCGAACGTCTACTCCGAGATCGTGCCGCACACCGTCACCGCCTCCGAGATCGCGGCCAAGCGCCCGGCGGGCATCGTCCTGTCCGGCGGCCCGTCCAGCGTCTACGAGGAGGGAGCCCCGCAGCTCGACGAGGCGATCTTCGACCTCGGCGTCCCCGTGCTCGGCATCTGCTACGGCTTCCAGGTGATGGCCACCGCGCTCGGCGGCGAGGTCGCGCACACCGGTCAGCGCGAGTACGGCTCGACCGCCGTGCGGATCAGCGACGCGGGCGTCTTGCTCGACGGCCAGCCCGAGGAGCAGACGGCGTGGATGAGCCACGGAGACTCGGTCTCCAAGGCTCCTGAGGGCTTCGAGGTGCTCGCGTCCACCGACTCCACCCCGGTCGCCGCCTTCGCGAACGACGAGCGCAAGCTGTACGGCGTGCAGTGGCACCCCGAGGTGAAGCACTCCGCGTACGGCCAGGCCGTGCTCGAGAACTTCCTGCACCGCGCGGCCGGCATCCCCGCCGATTGGAACAGCGGAAACGTGATCGCCGACCAGGTGGCCGCGATCCGCGCCCAGGTGGGTTCCGGCCGGGTCATCTGCGGCCTGTCCGGCGGCGTCGACTCCGCCGTGGCCGCCGCGCTCGTGCACGAGGCCGTCGGCGACCAGCTCGTCTGCGTGTTCGTCGACCACGGTCTGCTCCGCAAAGACGAGGCCCGCCAGGTCGAGGAGGACTACGTCAAGGCCACGGGCATCCGCCTGGTGACCGTGAACGCGCAGGACCAGTTCCTCGACGCGCTCGCCGGCGTGAGCGACCCGGAGACCAAGCGCAAGATCATCGGCCGCGAGTTCATCCGCACCTTCGAGAAGGCCCAGGCCGACCTGATCGCCGAGGCCGCCAGCGAGGGCGACCCGATCCGCTTCCTCGTGCAGGGCACCCTGTACCCGGATGTGGTCGAGTCCGGCGGGGGGACGGGCACCGCCAACATCAAGAGCCACCACAACGTCGGCGGCCTCCCGGAAGACCTGCAGTTCGAGCTCGTCGAGCCGCTGCGCACCCTGTTCAAGGACGAGGTGCGCGCCATCGGCCGCGAGCTCGGCCTCCCGGAGGAGATCGTCGGCCGCCAGCCGTTCCCCGGTCCTGGCCTGGGCATCCGGATCGTCGGAGAGGTCACGCGCGAGCGTCTCGACCTCCTCCGCGACGCGGACGCCATCGTGCGCGCGGAGCTCACCGCCGCCGGCCTCGACACCGAAATCTGGCAGTGCCCGGTCGTGCTCCTTGCCGACGTCCGCTCGGTCGGAGTGCAGGGCGACGGCCGCACATACGGTCACCCGATCGTGCTGCGCCCGGTGTCCAGCGAAGACGCGATGACCGCGGACTGGACGCGCTTGCCGTACGACCTGCTCGCCAAGATCTCCAACCGCATCACCAACGAGGTCGACGGCGTCAACCGCGTCGTGCTCGACGTCACGTCGAAGCCGCCGGGAACCATCGAATGGGAGTAG
- a CDS encoding aminotransferase class I/II-fold pyridoxal phosphate-dependent enzyme has protein sequence MSSKIYMSSPDVGDLEQEYVLNAMRSGWIAPLGPDVDGFEQDIATRVGVQHAVALSSGTAALHLALLGLGVGAGDTVVTATMTFAATANAIAYTGAAPYFVDSDPVTGNISPALLEQALAQLVAEGRRVAAIVPVDLLGRSADYDEILPLAERYGIPVLADAAESLGASYRGKAAGSYGVAAALSFNGNKILTTSGGGMLLTDDEALASRARYLATQARQPVVHYEHVDIGYNYRMSNLLAALGRAQLSRLDAMIARRAAVRELYRELFAPVQGVSIFQGEGDESDNKWLTSILVEPSESGWTAEELREWLNADQIESRPLWKPMHLQPAFADAGALVDGSAQHLFEVGITLPSGSVLDQDQLDRVQGRIHSFLGAHS, from the coding sequence TTGAGTTCCAAGATCTACATGTCTTCGCCGGATGTCGGAGACCTCGAGCAGGAGTATGTGCTCAATGCGATGCGCTCCGGCTGGATCGCCCCGCTCGGTCCTGACGTCGACGGCTTCGAGCAGGACATCGCCACGCGCGTCGGCGTGCAACACGCCGTCGCCCTCTCCTCGGGCACGGCCGCCCTGCACCTCGCGCTCCTCGGGCTGGGTGTCGGCGCCGGGGACACCGTGGTCACTGCGACGATGACGTTCGCCGCGACCGCGAACGCCATCGCGTACACGGGGGCAGCGCCGTACTTCGTCGACTCCGATCCCGTCACCGGCAACATCTCGCCCGCGCTCCTCGAGCAGGCTCTCGCGCAGCTCGTCGCAGAAGGCCGGCGTGTGGCGGCGATCGTCCCTGTCGACCTGCTCGGCAGGTCCGCAGACTACGACGAGATCCTGCCCCTGGCTGAGCGCTACGGGATCCCGGTCCTCGCCGACGCGGCCGAGTCGCTGGGGGCGAGCTACCGCGGCAAGGCGGCTGGCTCCTACGGGGTCGCGGCCGCGCTGTCGTTCAACGGCAACAAGATCCTCACCACCTCCGGCGGCGGAATGCTGCTGACCGACGACGAGGCGCTCGCCTCCCGCGCACGCTACCTGGCGACGCAGGCGCGTCAGCCGGTGGTGCACTACGAACACGTCGACATCGGTTACAACTACCGGATGAGCAACCTCCTGGCCGCTCTCGGCCGTGCGCAGCTCTCGCGTCTCGACGCGATGATCGCACGCCGCGCCGCCGTCCGGGAGCTCTACCGTGAGCTGTTCGCACCCGTCCAGGGCGTCTCGATCTTCCAGGGAGAAGGCGACGAGTCGGACAACAAGTGGCTGACCTCCATCCTGGTCGAGCCGTCCGAGTCCGGCTGGACGGCGGAAGAGCTGCGCGAGTGGCTGAACGCCGACCAGATCGAGAGCCGTCCGCTCTGGAAGCCGATGCACCTGCAGCCGGCGTTCGCCGACGCTGGGGCACTCGTCGACGGCAGTGCACAGCACCTCTTCGAGGTCGGCATCACCCTTCCCAGTGGGTCCGTGCTCGATCAGGATCAGCTCGACCGCGTGCAGGGTCGCATCCACTCCTTCCTCGGAGCGCATTCGTGA
- a CDS encoding cation:proton antiporter yields the protein MHLGEDLIILGVLLLVAYVLGRLGKLVGLPAIPIYMLVGLLASPHTGWFPLNFESNYIELIAIFGLILLLFNLGLEFDQDEFFGNFGKLIISGGSYIVVNMGVGLIFGFMVGWGTREALIIAGMTATSSSAIVTKLLIELKRLANTETPMILGVTVVEDIFIAIYLAIVSVVLSGETDFWPIVAKLAIAFTFLVVMFTIARFGGRYVSKLFRTKDDELFTILFFGFAVLFAGIGEILGVTDAIGAFLIGLVLGATKYRNKIEHIAIPLRDVFAAFFFLNFGLALNPAQFPSVVVPVLLAVLLTIVLNILAGQFVAWINGMGVQAGINTTVILQNRGEFALILATLSLSAGLDERIQPFAGLYVLVMAVLGPVLAANSEKIGAMILRTGKSPKKKRAKKPERDPMLDEEIALVEAATADLDPEARSDDTRQAIDRVVEQAMHEDSSDRKRD from the coding sequence ATGCATCTCGGCGAAGACCTCATCATTCTCGGCGTCCTCCTGCTCGTGGCATACGTGCTCGGGCGTCTCGGCAAGCTGGTGGGTCTCCCCGCGATCCCCATCTACATGCTCGTCGGGCTGCTCGCCAGCCCGCACACCGGGTGGTTCCCGCTCAATTTCGAGTCGAACTACATCGAGCTCATCGCGATCTTCGGGTTGATCCTGCTGCTGTTCAACCTGGGGCTGGAGTTCGATCAGGACGAATTCTTCGGCAACTTCGGCAAGCTCATCATCTCCGGCGGTTCGTACATCGTCGTGAACATGGGTGTCGGCCTCATCTTCGGCTTCATGGTCGGCTGGGGCACCAGGGAAGCCCTGATCATCGCCGGAATGACGGCCACGTCGTCCAGCGCGATCGTGACCAAGCTGCTGATCGAGCTGAAACGCCTGGCGAACACAGAGACGCCGATGATCCTGGGCGTCACCGTCGTCGAGGACATCTTCATCGCGATCTACCTCGCGATCGTCTCCGTGGTGCTGAGCGGCGAGACGGACTTTTGGCCGATCGTCGCCAAACTGGCGATCGCGTTCACCTTCCTCGTGGTGATGTTCACGATCGCGCGGTTCGGCGGCCGGTACGTGTCCAAGCTGTTCCGCACCAAAGACGACGAACTGTTCACCATCCTGTTCTTCGGCTTCGCCGTGCTGTTCGCCGGCATCGGCGAGATCCTCGGCGTCACGGATGCGATCGGCGCATTCCTCATCGGCCTCGTGCTCGGCGCGACGAAGTACCGCAACAAGATCGAGCACATCGCGATCCCGTTGCGGGACGTGTTCGCCGCGTTCTTCTTCCTCAACTTCGGCCTGGCGCTGAACCCCGCCCAGTTCCCGTCCGTCGTGGTCCCCGTGCTGCTGGCGGTGCTGCTGACGATCGTGCTGAACATCCTCGCAGGGCAGTTCGTCGCCTGGATCAACGGGATGGGCGTGCAGGCCGGCATCAACACCACCGTCATCCTGCAGAACCGCGGCGAGTTCGCGCTGATCCTCGCCACGCTGTCGTTGAGTGCCGGGCTGGATGAGCGCATCCAGCCGTTCGCCGGCCTGTACGTGCTGGTCATGGCCGTCCTCGGGCCGGTGCTCGCAGCAAACTCCGAGAAGATCGGTGCGATGATTCTCCGGACCGGCAAAAGCCCGAAGAAGAAGCGCGCGAAGAAACCCGAGCGCGATCCGATGCTCGACGAGGAGATCGCGCTCGTGGAGGCGGCGACAGCCGACCTCGACCCAGAGGCGCGATCGGACGACACCCGGCAGGCCATCGACCGCGTCGTCGAGCAGGCCATGCACGAAGACAGCAGCGACCGAAAGCGGGACTGA